CCATCGAGCCGCCTGAGGCCTTCCCGCTGGCCATCTCCATCGAAATGATCGTCATGGTGATGTTGGGCGGCCAGGGCACCGTGTTGGGCCCCATCCTGGGCGCAGCCGGGTATCAGGCCATGCGCACTTTCCTGCTGACCAACCCCGTGCTCAAGAACATCCAACTCACGGTGGCTGGCGTGTTGTTGCTCCTCATCGTGCTGTTCATCCCGGCCGGGTTCATCGGCTGGTTGCGGCGCCGCTTTCCTAAGGTGCGGAGGGTGTTGATATGATGCTCCTCCAGGTACTCGGTGTTTCAAAACTCTTCGGCGGTCTGCAGGCCCTGCAAAAGGTCACCTTCGATCTTCCGGAAGGTCAGATCCTCGGGCTGATTGGGCCCAACGGCGCGGGCAAGACCACCCTGTTCAATGTCATCAACGGCGTTTACACGCCGGAAGAAGGAAAGGTGCTCTTCCTCGGCCAGGATGTCACCGGGCGCAAGCCCTACGATCTGGCCAAGCTGGGCATGGCCCGCACCCACCAGATTGTGCGCCCGCTGGCTGAACTCAGCGTGCGGGAAAATGTCATGGTGGGCGCCTGCTACGGGCCGAAAGGATTCAACCTGGATGCGGCCGCCAAGGTCGCCGATGAGGTGCTGGAATTTGTTGGGCTGGCCGAGCGCGCTGAGCAACTGGCCGGAAGTCTCAATGTGGCCCAGAAGAAACGGTTGGAACTGGCCCGAGCCCTGGCGGCGCGGCCCAAACTACTCCTGCTGGACGAGGTTCTGGCCGGCCTCAACCCTTCCGAAATCGGCGAGATGGTCGAGACCATCAAACGCATCCGCGACCAGGGCGTCACCATCCTGATGATCGAGCATGTGATGAAGGCCATCATGAGCGTCTCCGACCGCATCATCGTCCTGGATTTCGGTCAACTCATCGCCGAAGGCACCCCAGACGAAATCGCCAACAACGAGCGGGTGCAACAAGCCTATCTGGGTGACCCCAAACTGGCCCAGCGTTTGCTCCAAACCGAAGCGTGAGGGATTCTTATGGCCATCT
The Anaerolineae bacterium DNA segment above includes these coding regions:
- a CDS encoding ABC transporter ATP-binding protein; its protein translation is MLLQVLGVSKLFGGLQALQKVTFDLPEGQILGLIGPNGAGKTTLFNVINGVYTPEEGKVLFLGQDVTGRKPYDLAKLGMARTHQIVRPLAELSVRENVMVGACYGPKGFNLDAAAKVADEVLEFVGLAERAEQLAGSLNVAQKKRLELARALAARPKLLLLDEVLAGLNPSEIGEMVETIKRIRDQGVTILMIEHVMKAIMSVSDRIIVLDFGQLIAEGTPDEIANNERVQQAYLGDPKLAQRLLQTEA